The genomic interval GATTGCAATCCAAAAAACACTGGAGTAAATGGGCGGTAGGACTGGATGACCCTCTGATTCAATTACAATGTCAGGACATGTTTGACTGTTTGTGTCTGATGTTCTTTGGAAATCCTTACCAGGATCTGACTGAATTTGTATTAACCGATCTTGGGTTATTTCGTTATGAAACGATTCCTTTCGACGACAGTACCCGAGCATTTCAGAATCGCCAGCAGATCGATTTTTACCGCCAGCTGCTGATCAGCCGTGAGTTTCTGGAACAAGATCTGCCAGATCAGGCCTTTGATAGTCTGCCGGCACCGATTGACAGTGACTGGCTGAACCAGAAAAGAGATAAAACTCTGTATCGTATTGGTTACGAATTTGAGCGCAAAAGTGATTTTGATCAGGCGTTAAGCTGTTATCTTGATAATGATTATCGTAGGGCACGTGAACGTCACATTCGTGTACTCGAAAAACAACAGCGATATGAGGAGGCATTCCAGCTGTGTGAACAGGCCCTGGCAGAGCCTCTGGATGAAAATGAACAGCAGAGCTGTCAGAAAATGATCAAGCGACTGGCCCGCAAGGTGGCTCGTAAGGTCAGTATTGCGGTAGTGGCTCCGATAGAGCAGCATACCTGTCAATTGAGTTATGGTCCTGAGCCGGTGGAGTTGTTGGCAGCGGAAAGCCTGACATCACAGGTTCAGCAGGCAATCTATGTGGAAAACAGTCTGTTTAATGGTTTGTTTGGTCTGACCTTTTGGGAGGCGGTTTTCAAGCCTTATCCTGGTGCATTTTTCCATCCGTTTCAGTCAGCACCTCATGATTTATACACAACTGATTTTGCCAGTACCCGGGCAAGGGAAATTGCCGCTGGCTGGGAGAGAATGCAGCAACCCGATTATCATCAGTGGCTGGCAGACCGTTATCTGGATAAATACGGAATTGCCAATCCATTTGTAAACTGGTCGGTCATTGACGAAACATTGCTGCGGTTGGTGCAAAGGTGTATTCCCATTCAACATTTGAAAACAATTTTTGAACGGATTTTGTTTGACATAAAAAGTAACAGTAGCGGATTTCCGGATCTCGTTGTATTTGATCGTTGTCAGTCTTGCTATCGGTTGGTAGAAGTCAAAGGTCCGGGAGATCGTTTGCAGGATAATCAGATACGCTGGTTTGATTACTTTATTCGTCATCAGATTCCGGCTTCCGTGTTATATGTTCAGTGGCAGAATGATGCAAACCGTTAGTGTCCGTAATCTGGCCGAGTTCTGCTGTAAAAGCGGAAGTCTGGATCTGCGTTTTACACCCGCTCCTTCCAGTCTGGAAGGTATCGAAGGTCATAAGGCTATATATCGCCGGCGTCCTGATAACTATCAGTCAGAAGTTTCTCTGGTTTATCAATATCAACAATTGCTCTGTGTCCGCGGCCGGGCGGATGGTTATGATCAAGATCGTCATCGTATTGAAGAAATAAAAACCTACCGTGGACAGTTGATACGATTGCCTGATAACCATAGAGCATTACATTGGGCACAGGCGCGGTTGTACGCGGCCATCTATTGTGAACTGCACGGGCATTCTGAAATCGGTGTGGCACTGGTGTATTGGCATGTGGATCGGCAACAGGAAAGTATTGAAGAAAAGCGTTTCAGTGCCGAAGATCTGAAATTGTTCCTGGATGGTTGTGTTCGAGAATTCCTTAAGTGGTCGCAGCAGCTTGAGATTGCCATGCAGCAGCGAGATAAGTTACTGGAGCAACTGACCTTCCCTTATCCTGACTTCCGGTCTGGTCAGAGAGATTTTGCGGAAAGCGTTTACAAGGCTGTCCGACTGCACAAAAATCTGCTTATTGAAGCTCCAACCGGGATTGGCAAGACGCTGGCTGCATTGTTTCCGGCGTTAAAGGCTATGCCTTCTGACGGGCTTGATAAATTGGTGTTTCTGACTGCCAAGACGCCCGGCAGAGTGTTGGTACAGGAAGCCCTTAAAAAGTTACTGTTGGATCAATCGTCAATTCTGCATGTTGTTGAAATGAAAGCCCGTGACAAGGTCTGCGAGCACCCTGATCTGGCCTGTCATGGTGATTCCTGTCCCTTGGCCAACGGTTTTTATGACCGCCTCGGAGAGGCCAGGCAGGCTGCCTTTGCGAACGCCTGGTTGATGGCTGATGATGTCCGCGACATTGCTTCGAGGTTTCAGGTATGTCCTTATTATCTGGCACAGGAAATGCTCAAATGGAGTGATGTTCTGATTGCCGACTATAACTATTGGTTTGATATGTCGGCGCAGATCTATGGTTTGAGTAAAGCGAATGAATGGCATACGGGCTTATTGATTGATGAGGCTCATAACCTGCTCGACAGAGGTCGCAGTATGTATTCAGCTGAACTGAGTAGAAGGGAGTTATTGGCTGCCAGGAAAATTCATAATCATGCCGGCAAAAAAATTCTCGAACGGCTAAATCGCAGGTGGCTGAAAATTGAAAAGCAGTGGCCGGTGGGTGTTCATATCACCGACAGTCTGGATAAAGAACTGATCGGTTGTTTATCGCGTTTTGTCTCTGACTATAGTGAATATCTGACGGATGAATATGAGCACGGAGTTTTACCTCAGCAGCATCTGGAGTTTTATTTTTCTGTTATCCAGTTTATGGGAGTGGCAGAGTTATTTAACCATCATTTCGTGATGGAAACGGAGGTTGAAAAAACACACGCAGCTATTCGGTTACTGAATCAGATTCCGGCGGAACTGTTGAAGGAACGTTTTGCTGCTGCGCAATCCAGTGTGGTTTTTTCCGGTACGCTGACTCCTTTTGCATATTTTAAGGATACCCTTGGTCTTGGCGAGGATTGTCCAGTCCAACAAATATCCTCTCCTTTTTCGGCCCCGCAACTGGATGTTAAAGTGATTACTGATATTTCCACTCGCTATATGGACAGGGAGCGTTCAGTGGAGTCAGTGATTGATATTATTTGTTGTCAGTTACAAAAATACCCGGGTAATTACCTGCTCTTTTTCAGTTCGTTTGCATACCTGGAGCAGGTCGGTAGTCGTTTACAAAACGTTGTTAAGGAACATCGAGTTATCCGGCAGGCAGCCCGTATGTCGGAATCAGAGCGAACACAATTTATGGCTGCATTTGATCAGAAGATCAATACTCTCGGGTTGGTGGTGCTGGGTGGTGCATTTGGAGAAGGGGTGGATTTGCCTGGTGAACAGTTGATAGGTGCATTTATTCTGACACTGGGACTACCGCAACTTAATCAACGTAACGAAGCGCTGAAGAAAAATATGCATCAGGTGTTTGGTCATGGGTATGAGTATGCTTATTTATTTCCAGGATTGCAGAAAGTTATTCAGGCAGCCGGTAGAGTCATTCGGGATGTTAATGACTCTGGTTATCTGATCTTAATCGATGATCGATTTTCCCGGCCAAATGTTCAAAGACTATTGCCGGATTGGTGGCATATTAACAATGTGACTACTCAACAATTTCTCAATCATCACTGAATTTGCTTCTGGTTTCCTCATCCAGGCCTTGTGCTTCGAAATTGGTAATTTCTGAGAGTAATGAGTCGTATTCTTTGCGAGTGTTATCGAATAAAGGATCTTCCGAAATAGTTTCCACCATGTTTTCCAGTTCTGTCCAGTCATCCTCGTCCAGGTACTCATCCGCTAGTGGAAAAATATCGCTTTCTTCAATATCCAGGTGTTCTAGTTGCATATCCAGATAAAGATGTGCGTCGACCTTCAGCTGGTCCATTGGCATGGCAATATCCATAGCCACAGCGTTGAAATCATTTTTCAGCTTTTGGGTGATCTCTTCCAGTTTGGCATGCTGGGCCAGTACGTCGGTAATAATATCCGGGTCTGGGATCGACTTACTCAACAGTTTTTTAAAAATAACGTCTTCAACCGGGTGGTGGTAACGCTCCGGAAATGTATTGATATAGTCAAGCATGTCCATAATCAGGTTGATGTTAGCGTCCTGCTCCGGATCGCCAAAACCTTGTAACTGATATCTGAAACAGTAAAGAAAACGAGACAGGTTTTTATGCTCGTTGTGCAAGTGTTCAAGTAGTTTGGCAGCCATGACACAAACCTCATAAAGTGGCAGATAATCAAAACATAGACTGATTGAGATAGAATGTGTTGACATGTATCAAAGTGAAACAAAAACAAGGCGTTCTATGCAGATTATATTGATGCAATACCATATCCGATTCCATGGTGTGGAATCGCTAAAGGATAAAAACCAACGTGTCGCCAGGCTGGTAAAATTTTTAGGTGGTCACAGCGATGTTGCAGCCAGTGAAACCGAGCTTAGAGAAGAACTTGATCATTCAATACTGTCGGTGTTGGTTGTTGCGCCAAATCGAAAACTGCTGGATCAGCGAAAGCAGCAACTTGAAGTAGCGCTGAATGATCGTCTTGATGCAGAAATTCTTGATCTACAGCAACAGTTTTTGTGACATATTGTAAGCCAGGGTATTATTCAACTGACAAACAATAATAGACATACGGATGATGTCACCAGGATCATACCGGTCCACTCGTTGTATGAGATGCGTTCACGAAAATAAAAGGTGGTGATCAGAATAGACAGGACAAACTCTATCTGTCCAAGACCTTTGACAATCGCCGCTGTCTGAAATGTCATGGCAGTAAACCAACCGATTGATCCGGCAGCACTGGTGGCGCCAACAAATACACATGCTTTCCAATGGTGTTTTAATTGCCTGATGCTATTTACAGGGTTCTTAATCATGGGAATTGCAGAGATCAATACCTGTAGTGAAACAATAGTTATCAGTGTTGTGGCTGCGGAGTATATGTAGTTGCCATGTAGTGACAGACTTGCCTGCCGTAACCAGAGTGATGCGAGACCAAAACCTAGTCCGGCTCCAAGGCCATAGATAAGAGAGGGTTCTGTCAGTATCGCTCTGTAAGGTTTGATCAGGCCCGCTAAAATTGTTCCTGCTGCGCCAATAAAAATGGCGATACCGGCTAACAGGTTAAGTGGTTGTTGAAAGAATAAAAAGCCCATTAGTGCCGTAAAAATAGCTTCTGTTTTTGCAAATGTGGTTCCAACACTGAAATTACGAAGTTTGAGCGCGTGTACCAGTAGGAAAGTGGCGACGATCTGAGCAACGGCTGCTAATAAAGAATATCTGAAAAATGTTGTATCGATGTTCAGGTATGTGTCTTCGATGGTATATGACAGATATAGCCAATAAAGTATGGCAAATGGTAATCCAAAACCGAAACGAACCCAGGTGACCAATATTGGGGATATGTGTCCACTGAGTCGTTTTTGGCCGGCTGTTCTTACCGTTTGCATACTGACGGCAAGAAGTGTGAATAAAATCCAGTTCATAATCTGAAACTCCAGTAATGACAACCAGAGTATCAGTATCTGTGGATTTGAAATAATTCGTTTTGGAATGATGCCGATAGCAAATGGCTATGTATTAACCCGGCAAGTATACATGTCGGGTTAATAGTGTGATGCAGGGAAGCACCGAGATGTCGGACCACGCCATTGGCCGGATTAATAACAGGATACGTCCATGTATCACAGGGGTAATCAGATTTCAGTTAAGGTGCTGCTGAATAGCCTGAAGATACTCTGTTGACTGGGCGTGTTTGGCAATAATCTCAAGCATCGTCTGACCAGCTTTGTTTTTGGCCTGGAGATTGTGATTCCTGTCCACGAATATTTCCAGAAACTGCTCAAATAATGGAACAGGCATGGACCGATAGGCTTTTTCGAGAATAACAAAGTCGCGGTCGGTTTCATCATGGGATTTTAACGAAAAGAACACCTCAAAACGCGTGGCATCCCATTCTTCTGATTCTACTCTTTGTTTGTCTTTTTTCATTACTCTATCTCTGCCTTCTTGAATATTAAGTCCCAAACCCCATGGCCCAGACGAACGCCTCTGCGTTCGAACTTGGTTTCCGGCCGATAAACGGGTCGTTCTGAATACTGCCCGTCACCGGCGGTATTGGTAAAGCCTTTGGTTGCTGTGAGTACTTCCAACATTTGCTCTGCATATGGCTGCCAGTCAGTCGCCAGATGCCAAACCCCTTCCGGTTTGAGTTTATGATGGACCAGATTGGCGAAATCAGCTTGTACAATACGACGTTTATGATGTTTTTTCTTATGCCAGGGGTCCGGGAAAAACAGCTGCAATCGGTCAATGGAGTTATCTGCAAAACAATGCTTCAGGACTTCCACTGCATCATCTTTATAAACTCTCAGATTACTGACACCGGTTTTATCGGCATTGTTCAAAAGGCGTCCGACTCCGGGTGGGTGAACCTCAATGCCGATAAAATTGCAGTTGGGTTCCATCATAGCCATTTGCAGTAGCGAATCACCCATGCCAAAACCGATTTCAATCACCAACGGGTGATCGTTACCGAATATTTGTTGACTATTGAATGTTGCCTCTGGGTCAAGGCCCAGTCTTGGATATACCTCATCCATACCACGTTGTTGACCCTCGGTCATCCGCCCCTGGCGCATGACGAAGCTGCGAATTTTTTTCAGTTGTTTATCTGTTGTCATATTTTGTTTGCTTTAAAACCGTCATAAACCAGTAGAGCCAACCGGATAGCATGAGCACTCCTCCAACAGGAGTTATAGCCCCCAGCGTGGAGATATCTGTCAGGCACAGAGCATACAGCGAAAGGCTGAATACCAATGTCCCTGCCAGAAACAGTCGAGCGCATGTTTTCAATGCCATTGTTTTGGGTGCCCGGATCTGATGTTCTGCCAATATCAACAGGGCAAGGCCATGCCAGAATTGATAGCGGGCAGCAGTGTGCCAGGTATCAATACGTTCGGGGGTCACTAAGTCTTTGATGATGTGGGCACCGAACGCTCCAAGGGCTACCGCTGTTCCAAGCAGGCCAAGGGCGAATAATTGAGTTCTTTGACTGCTCATGACGGGCATTGGTTTCAGTGAGTTAACAGGATTGTGGGATGATTCTAACTGAATGTTGCAGACAATAAAAAAGCCGTGTCGAATCTGCTTCGACACGGCTTACCAATTCATCTGCTGGATTACACTTCAATGCCACCTGCTTCAAGCACTTTCCGTACTTTTTTCATGGCATTTTTTTCCAGCTGTCTGATACGCTCGGCGGATACGCCATACTTAGCGGCCAGATCATGCAGAGTGGCTTTATTTTCACTCAACCAGCGCTGCATAAGGATGTCCTTGCTGCGCTCGTCAAGATCTTCGAGTGCAGACAGCAAACGGCTGTTGGCATCATCCTCATAATTCTCGTTTTCAGCCATAGTGGCAGGGTTGTAGCGCGTATCTTCCAGAGTATAAACCGGAGCCTGGAAAGCGCTCTCGTCGTCATCATTGTCGGCATCAAAGCCCATGTCCTGTGCGGTCATGCGGCCTTCCATTTCATAAACGGTCGACTCTTTGACGCCCAGTGTTTCCGCGATTTCTCTCGCTTCTGCCTGGTTTAACCAACCCAGACGCTTTTTGGAGCTGCGCAGATTAAAGAACAGTTTTCTCTGAGCCTTGGTGGTTGCCACCTTGACGATGCGCCAGTTACGCAAAATGTATTCATGGATTTCGGCTTTAATCCAGTGTACCGCGAATGAGACCAGTCTCACCCCGACTTCCGGATTAAACCGTTTGACCGCTTTCATCAGTCCTACGTTGCCTTCCTGAATCAGGTCTGCCTGATTAAGGCCATAACCTGAATAACTCTTCGCAATATGAACGACAAACCGTAAATGAGACATGACCAACTGACGTGCAGCCTGCAGATCGCCTTTGTAATACAGGCGCTCAGCTAACTCTTTTTCTTCCTCAGCAGACAGTATCTCAAAACCGTTGACGACCTGAATATATGCATCAAGATTCTGCCCTGGAGCCAGATTCTCGAATGCAACTGCTGGTAAGCTTTTAGTCATATGTTCACCTCGAATGTGTGTTGTGAGTCTGCCCTATCAGTTAAGGCGCAGACACATGCACCGGTTAGTATAACATGAAAAATACCGATGCAATCGGACGTAGCCCTCAATGGCTTTCCTTATCAGGTGCTTATTTATCGTTAACTGAGGATCGAGATCAAGTATTGGCGGTTTTTTTTACCTTTGACTGACAGTATCAGTTTTTACTAATTTAGGTTGGCTCTATTGCCCGTATATGACGGCTGACTGCCATGACGGTGCCAAACATACTGATGCTGATGGATGTCACGATAACCAGTAAAGCTCCCCACCAGTGAATGGATTCAAAGATAAATCCTGCAGATAGCGTACTGATTAGACGAGTGACCGGTTCGTGCAGATACCAGTAACAGGTTGTGACGATGATGACAGCAAATATCCCTCCTGCCAGACCATACCAGAACCCCATGTACAGGAATGGGCGACGTACAAATGCGTCGGTTGCGCCAACCAGTTTGATGACAAGAATTTCATCCCGACGGGACTCGATAGCCAGGCGGATGGTATTACCAACCACTAGCACCACCGCCATAGACAAAATCAGGCCCAGCACGCCAACGACTCGTTCAGCAATACGGCTGATCTGATTCAGTCGTTGAACCCAGATCAGGTCCAGTTGTACCGTTTCAGCCTCGGGCAGTGCCTCCAGCATGATTTTGAGACCTTCCACCGTGGCAGCGGTTTCTTCTACCGGTTGAATAACGATCAGTGCTGGTAGCGGGTTGTCTTCCAGGCTGTCGATAATATTGCCCAGACCGGAAAATTCTTTGAATTCCTGTAAGCCATCATTTGGACTGATATAACGTGTACCTTTGATTTCCGGTCGTTGTTTCAGTTCTATGGCCAGCTGTTCTGCCCGGTTGGCGGACACTGACTTATCAAGATAGAGGCTAAGCTGAGCGCCCTCATTGAGCGGACCGGTAATCTGTTTCAGATTCAACAATGCCATCACCATCAGAGTGGGCAGAGACAAGGCGATAGCAATCACCATCCATGTGAGAGCTGCTGAGAGGGGTCGTTTAAGCATCTGTTTCATGCTGTCCATCGCCAGATAACGGTGGTGTCGCACCCATGCGTCCCGCTTTTCGGCAAAATGGATCTTGCGGGCCACGGCGCCTTTTTTAATTCGGGCCACGTTCACCTCCATCGGCACCTCGGACCAGTTCCCCGTTTTTCAGAGTCATAACACGAAATGGCATGCGGGCGATCAGACCAAGGTCATGGCTGGCAATCAGCACGGTCGTTCCCACTCGGTTAAAGTCCGCAAACAAGTTCATGACCTCACGGCTCAATTTGGGATCAAGGTTGCCGGTCGGTTCGTCTGCCAGCAGCAGTTTGGGTTTGGTGACCACGGCTCGGGCGATTCCGACCCGTTGCTGCTCGCCACCAGACAGCATGATGGGGAGATAGGCCTCACGTTCAAGCAGGCCCACTTTGTCGAGGGCGGCTCTGACCCGGCGGCCGATTTCCCGTGGTGACTCGCCTTCGATCAGCAAAGGCAGTGCGACGTTGTCGTAAACGGATCGGTCCATCAGCAGATTATGGTTCTGAAATACCAGTCCTATCTGGCGGCGAAAAAAGGGGATCTGACGGCGACTCATCCGGTTCAGTATCTGTCCGGCGATGCGGATGTGTCCGCTGGACGGTTTTTCGATCAGCGCAATCATTTTAAGCAGGGTACTTTTACCTGCTCCGGAATGTCCGGTCAGAAATGCCATTTCGCCAGGAGCCATATTGAACGTCAGGCTTTTGAGCGCCTCATGTCCTCCGAGATACCGCTTGGAGACTTGTTCGAAGTGAATCATTCCGGGCTGTCTTCACTGACAAACAATGCATCGGTAAAGGATTTCGCTTCAAATGGCCTCAGATCCTCGGCACTTTCTCCAACTCCGATAAAACGGATCGGAATTTGAAGCTGCTGAGCCAGCGCGAAAATAATGCCACCTTTGGCCGTTCCATCCAGCTTGGTCAAACACAGGCCGGATACGTTGACGGATTCGCCGAAGATCTTCGCCTGACTCAAGGCATTCTGACCAGTGGCTGCATCAAGCACCAGCATGGTCTCATGGGGAGCGTCGGGGTCCTGTTTTTTCATGACCCGGACAACCTTTTCGAGCTCACTCATAAGGTTGTCTTTGTTGTGCAGGCGTCCGGCGGTGTCTGCAATCAGAACATCAATATTCCGGGATTTGGCCGCGGCAACTGCATCAAAAATCACCGAGGCGCTGTCGGCGCCGGTGTGCTGGGCAATGACGGGGACATCATTGCGTTCCCCCCAGGCTTGCAGTTGTTCAACCGCAGCTGCCCGGAACGTATCGCCGGCGGCCAGCATGACTGATTTACCCTGCTCTTTGAAATAGCGTGCCATCTTGCCGATAGTGGTGGTTTTCCCAACGCCGTTTACACCGACCACCAGAATCACGTACGGGTGTTGTGTATCGGCGATAGTCAGTGGTTGTTCAACGGGA from Gynuella sunshinyii YC6258 carries:
- a CDS encoding VRR-NUC domain-containing protein, with product MSYFPEVDQPYYLSNFHTLLRWVEQRYDDLLLPKEHDFLDIFRQLSVESQCLLVRMLMRTKLHFRYSKLVYPEIGNIDVAVKELCLYELVVVDPVVDIEIVTGQMLKAELITCFGHDLLLPKASKKQLSEQLYECYGLQSKKHWSKWAVGLDDPLIQLQCQDMFDCLCLMFFGNPYQDLTEFVLTDLGLFRYETIPFDDSTRAFQNRQQIDFYRQLLISREFLEQDLPDQAFDSLPAPIDSDWLNQKRDKTLYRIGYEFERKSDFDQALSCYLDNDYRRARERHIRVLEKQQRYEEAFQLCEQALAEPLDENEQQSCQKMIKRLARKVARKVSIAVVAPIEQHTCQLSYGPEPVELLAAESLTSQVQQAIYVENSLFNGLFGLTFWEAVFKPYPGAFFHPFQSAPHDLYTTDFASTRAREIAAGWERMQQPDYHQWLADRYLDKYGIANPFVNWSVIDETLLRLVQRCIPIQHLKTIFERILFDIKSNSSGFPDLVVFDRCQSCYRLVEVKGPGDRLQDNQIRWFDYFIRHQIPASVLYVQWQNDANR
- a CDS encoding ATP-dependent DNA helicase, which translates into the protein MMQTVSVRNLAEFCCKSGSLDLRFTPAPSSLEGIEGHKAIYRRRPDNYQSEVSLVYQYQQLLCVRGRADGYDQDRHRIEEIKTYRGQLIRLPDNHRALHWAQARLYAAIYCELHGHSEIGVALVYWHVDRQQESIEEKRFSAEDLKLFLDGCVREFLKWSQQLEIAMQQRDKLLEQLTFPYPDFRSGQRDFAESVYKAVRLHKNLLIEAPTGIGKTLAALFPALKAMPSDGLDKLVFLTAKTPGRVLVQEALKKLLLDQSSILHVVEMKARDKVCEHPDLACHGDSCPLANGFYDRLGEARQAAFANAWLMADDVRDIASRFQVCPYYLAQEMLKWSDVLIADYNYWFDMSAQIYGLSKANEWHTGLLIDEAHNLLDRGRSMYSAELSRRELLAARKIHNHAGKKILERLNRRWLKIEKQWPVGVHITDSLDKELIGCLSRFVSDYSEYLTDEYEHGVLPQQHLEFYFSVIQFMGVAELFNHHFVMETEVEKTHAAIRLLNQIPAELLKERFAAAQSSVVFSGTLTPFAYFKDTLGLGEDCPVQQISSPFSAPQLDVKVITDISTRYMDRERSVESVIDIICCQLQKYPGNYLLFFSSFAYLEQVGSRLQNVVKEHRVIRQAARMSESERTQFMAAFDQKINTLGLVVLGGAFGEGVDLPGEQLIGAFILTLGLPQLNQRNEALKKNMHQVFGHGYEYAYLFPGLQKVIQAAGRVIRDVNDSGYLILIDDRFSRPNVQRLLPDWWHINNVTTQQFLNHH
- a CDS encoding hemerythrin domain-containing protein, with protein sequence MAAKLLEHLHNEHKNLSRFLYCFRYQLQGFGDPEQDANINLIMDMLDYINTFPERYHHPVEDVIFKKLLSKSIPDPDIITDVLAQHAKLEEITQKLKNDFNAVAMDIAMPMDQLKVDAHLYLDMQLEHLDIEESDIFPLADEYLDEDDWTELENMVETISEDPLFDNTRKEYDSLLSEITNFEAQGLDEETRSKFSDD
- a CDS encoding DUF503 family protein, which produces MYQSETKTRRSMQIILMQYHIRFHGVESLKDKNQRVARLVKFLGGHSDVAASETELREELDHSILSVLVVAPNRKLLDQRKQQLEVALNDRLDAEILDLQQQFL
- a CDS encoding DMT family transporter, translated to MNWILFTLLAVSMQTVRTAGQKRLSGHISPILVTWVRFGFGLPFAILYWLYLSYTIEDTYLNIDTTFFRYSLLAAVAQIVATFLLVHALKLRNFSVGTTFAKTEAIFTALMGFLFFQQPLNLLAGIAIFIGAAGTILAGLIKPYRAILTEPSLIYGLGAGLGFGLASLWLRQASLSLHGNYIYSAATTLITIVSLQVLISAIPMIKNPVNSIRQLKHHWKACVFVGATSAAGSIGWFTAMTFQTAAIVKGLGQIEFVLSILITTFYFRERISYNEWTGMILVTSSVCLLLFVS
- a CDS encoding PA4642 family protein, with protein sequence MKKDKQRVESEEWDATRFEVFFSLKSHDETDRDFVILEKAYRSMPVPLFEQFLEIFVDRNHNLQAKNKAGQTMLEIIAKHAQSTEYLQAIQQHLN
- the trmB gene encoding tRNA (guanosine(46)-N7)-methyltransferase TrmB, encoding MTTDKQLKKIRSFVMRQGRMTEGQQRGMDEVYPRLGLDPEATFNSQQIFGNDHPLVIEIGFGMGDSLLQMAMMEPNCNFIGIEVHPPGVGRLLNNADKTGVSNLRVYKDDAVEVLKHCFADNSIDRLQLFFPDPWHKKKHHKRRIVQADFANLVHHKLKPEGVWHLATDWQPYAEQMLEVLTATKGFTNTAGDGQYSERPVYRPETKFERRGVRLGHGVWDLIFKKAEIE
- a CDS encoding DUF423 domain-containing protein, whose amino-acid sequence is MSSQRTQLFALGLLGTAVALGAFGAHIIKDLVTPERIDTWHTAARYQFWHGLALLILAEHQIRAPKTMALKTCARLFLAGTLVFSLSLYALCLTDISTLGAITPVGGVLMLSGWLYWFMTVLKQTKYDNR
- the rpoH gene encoding RNA polymerase sigma factor RpoH; translation: MTKSLPAVAFENLAPGQNLDAYIQVVNGFEILSAEEEKELAERLYYKGDLQAARQLVMSHLRFVVHIAKSYSGYGLNQADLIQEGNVGLMKAVKRFNPEVGVRLVSFAVHWIKAEIHEYILRNWRIVKVATTKAQRKLFFNLRSSKKRLGWLNQAEAREIAETLGVKESTVYEMEGRMTAQDMGFDADNDDDESAFQAPVYTLEDTRYNPATMAENENYEDDANSRLLSALEDLDERSKDILMQRWLSENKATLHDLAAKYGVSAERIRQLEKNAMKKVRKVLEAGGIEV
- the ftsX gene encoding permease-like cell division protein FtsX, giving the protein MARIKKGAVARKIHFAEKRDAWVRHHRYLAMDSMKQMLKRPLSAALTWMVIAIALSLPTLMVMALLNLKQITGPLNEGAQLSLYLDKSVSANRAEQLAIELKQRPEIKGTRYISPNDGLQEFKEFSGLGNIIDSLEDNPLPALIVIQPVEETAATVEGLKIMLEALPEAETVQLDLIWVQRLNQISRIAERVVGVLGLILSMAVVLVVGNTIRLAIESRRDEILVIKLVGATDAFVRRPFLYMGFWYGLAGGIFAVIIVTTCYWYLHEPVTRLISTLSAGFIFESIHWWGALLVIVTSISISMFGTVMAVSRHIRAIEPT
- the ftsE gene encoding cell division ATP-binding protein FtsE codes for the protein MIHFEQVSKRYLGGHEALKSLTFNMAPGEMAFLTGHSGAGKSTLLKMIALIEKPSSGHIRIAGQILNRMSRRQIPFFRRQIGLVFQNHNLLMDRSVYDNVALPLLIEGESPREIGRRVRAALDKVGLLEREAYLPIMLSGGEQQRVGIARAVVTKPKLLLADEPTGNLDPKLSREVMNLFADFNRVGTTVLIASHDLGLIARMPFRVMTLKNGELVRGADGGERGPN
- the ftsY gene encoding signal recognition particle-docking protein FtsY, which codes for MFGFGKKNKAKKASSQSVEAPEQQVPDVTPAPPAPQPATQEKPRLSWFARMKQGLGRTRTGLTDGLANLLLGKKAIDDELFEEIETLLLMADVGIEATQHIIKTLTAKVSRKELSDSDALYQALKLELQAILTPVEQPLTIADTQHPYVILVVGVNGVGKTTTIGKMARYFKEQGKSVMLAAGDTFRAAAVEQLQAWGERNDVPVIAQHTGADSASVIFDAVAAAKSRNIDVLIADTAGRLHNKDNLMSELEKVVRVMKKQDPDAPHETMLVLDAATGQNALSQAKIFGESVNVSGLCLTKLDGTAKGGIIFALAQQLQIPIRFIGVGESAEDLRPFEAKSFTDALFVSEDSPE